Proteins from one Coffea arabica cultivar ET-39 chromosome 8c, Coffea Arabica ET-39 HiFi, whole genome shotgun sequence genomic window:
- the LOC140013212 gene encoding uncharacterized protein encodes MAPSMKGPRKVVGPMSGAHIESTNSLNPVSQSSSQSYQTCPNHYSKPPAHKFIGAMPGIRIDPTSSSNSVSRPNCQVKSHDSNSNSNSASSFISASQFNSKANSHQLNSKADSQLNSHPNSHIGQGFHSQPLVAHREQPDSFDNNDSEAGSGSSYDSEDIDDVFDGTFDDDDSSEEGDNSGRGLARRSAGWGGGKKLELVWNARGQVIGPNATQYISQVGILVKDGNKLPLTYTDWRAMPEGSKERFWEDIKRNTNIDDTCKKVQMIRVSKLWRN; translated from the exons ATGGCACCAAGTATGAAGGGGCCCCGCAAAGTTGTTGGGCCAATGTCCGGAGCGCATATTGAGTCCACTAATAGTTTGAACCCTGTTTCACAGTCAAGCTCTCAATCTTATCAGACTTGCCCCAATCATTATTCAAAGCCTCCAGCACATAAATTCATTGGAGCAATGCCTGGAATACGCATAGACCCTACATCTAGCTCAAACTCTGTTTCTCGACCTAATTGTCAAGTGAAATCACATGACTccaattcaaattcaaactcaGCTTCTAGCTTTATTTCTGCTTCTCAGTTCAACTCTAAAGCCAATTCACATCAGTTGAACTCCAAGGCTGATTCTCAACTAAATTCCCATCCTAATTCACATATCGGTCAAGGCTTTCATTCTCAACCACTAGTAGCCCATCGTGAGCAACCAGATTCCTTTGATAACAATGATTCTGAAGCTGGATCAGGTTCTTCATATGATTCAGAAGACATAGATGATGTCTTTGATGGTActtttgatgatgatgattctaGTGAAGAAG GAGACAATAGTGGTAGAGGACTAGCCAGACGAAGTGCTGGTTGGGGTGGTGGAAAGAAATTGGAGTTAGTTTGGAATGCACGGGGCCAAGTAATTGGTCCTAATGCTACACAGTATATAAGTCAAGTAGGAATCTTAGTAAAAGATGGTAATAAATTACCACTCACGTACACAGATTGGAGGGCCATGCCTGAAGGATCTAAGGAGAGATTTTGGGAAGATATTAAG AGAAATACAAATATTGATGATACATGCAAGAAAGTACAAATGATAAGGGTCAGCAAATTGTGGAGAAATTGA